One window of the Fusobacterium animalis 7_1 genome contains the following:
- a CDS encoding DUF4846 domain-containing protein produces the protein MKNKIYNFFIIFLFFAFQIFIYADINYVNPKGMTIETRYNVPNGYKRVKIEKESFAEFLRNQKLKPYGEKALYYNGKEKPNTGIYDSILDVEIGKEDLHQCADAIILLRAEYLYSKKEYNKINFHFTSGFGAKYSKWMEGYRISVKGKGAYIKKANPSNTYKDFRNYMNIVFSYCGTLSLEKEMKLQNLDKMKIGDVFIKGGSPGHAVIIVDMAENEKGEKIFMLAQSYMPAQQTQILINPNNKELGVWYSLKGKDELITPEWDFSINQLRSF, from the coding sequence ATGAAGAATAAAATATATAATTTCTTTATAATTTTTTTGTTTTTTGCTTTTCAAATTTTTATATATGCAGATATAAATTATGTAAACCCAAAAGGAATGACAATAGAAACAAGATATAATGTTCCTAATGGATATAAAAGAGTTAAGATTGAAAAAGAGAGTTTCGCTGAATTTCTAAGAAATCAAAAGTTAAAACCTTATGGAGAAAAAGCTCTATATTACAATGGCAAAGAGAAGCCAAATACTGGAATTTATGATAGTATATTGGATGTAGAAATAGGAAAAGAAGATTTACATCAATGTGCAGATGCTATTATCTTACTTAGGGCTGAATATCTTTATTCAAAAAAAGAATACAATAAAATTAATTTTCATTTTACCTCTGGTTTTGGAGCTAAATATTCAAAATGGATGGAAGGTTACAGAATAAGTGTAAAAGGAAAAGGTGCTTATATAAAAAAAGCTAATCCCTCAAACACTTATAAAGATTTTAGAAATTATATGAATATTGTTTTTTCATATTGTGGCACTTTATCATTGGAAAAAGAAATGAAATTACAAAACTTAGATAAAATGAAAATAGGAGATGTTTTTATTAAAGGTGGAAGTCCTGGACATGCTGTAATTATTGTTGATATGGCAGAAAATGAAAAAGGTGAAAAAATATTTATGTTGGCACAATCATATATGCCTGCACAACAAACACAAATATTAATAAATCCTAATAATAAAGAGCTAGGAGTTTGGTACTCATTAAAAGGAAAAGATGAACTTATTACACCTGAATGGGACTTTTCTATAAATCAATTAAGAAGTTTTTAA
- the aroB gene encoding 3-dehydroquinate synthase has translation MKKIFDDIYVGSNIISKLNDYTKDFDKILIFSNETIADLYFEKFKSALNEKDKIFYFAIKDGEEYKNIESILPVYDFMLENNFSRKSLVISLGGGVICDMGGYISATYMRGIEFIQVPTSLLAQVDASVGGKVAINHPKCKNMIGSFKNPYRVIIDVELLKTLPKREFKSGMGELLKHSFLTKDKSYLEYIENNVEKIKNLDNEVLENIVEQSIKIKKHYVDIDPFEKGERAFLNLGHTYAHALESFFDYKAFTHGEAVAKGVIFDLELSLLRGKIDTKYLEKAKNIFKLFNIDTDLIYLPSNKFIPLMRKDKKNSFNKIITILLDSEGHLSKTEVKEDEIVKIIDKYKNDFLRASIDIGTNSCRLLVAEVQKDNEIINFKKEIYKDLEIVKLGEDVNKNKFLKEEAIKRTLKCLKKYREIIDKYSIEEENIICFATSATRDANNRDYFIKKVYDETKIKINCISGEEEAYINFKGVISSFDKNFKENILVFDIGGGSTEFTLGNIQGIEKKISLNIGSVRITEKFFLDNGIYNYCEENREKAKEWVIENLQELEDFKNENFTLIGVAGTTTTQVSVREKMEVYDSEKIHLSCLTSKEINDNLNLFIKNINKQEIKGLDPKRKDVIIGGTIILKEILEYFEKDFVIVSENDNLMGAILEGVENK, from the coding sequence ATGAAAAAAATTTTTGATGATATTTATGTCGGTTCAAATATAATTTCAAAATTAAATGATTATACAAAAGATTTTGATAAAATCTTAATTTTTTCAAATGAAACAATAGCTGACTTATACTTTGAAAAATTTAAGTCAGCTTTGAATGAAAAAGATAAGATTTTTTATTTTGCAATAAAAGATGGAGAAGAATATAAAAATATTGAAAGCATATTACCAGTTTATGATTTTATGTTGGAAAATAATTTTTCAAGAAAATCTTTAGTTATCAGTCTTGGTGGTGGAGTTATCTGTGATATGGGAGGCTATATTTCAGCTACCTATATGAGAGGTATAGAATTTATACAAGTTCCCACTTCACTTCTTGCACAAGTTGATGCAAGTGTTGGAGGAAAAGTTGCTATAAATCACCCTAAATGTAAAAATATGATAGGAAGTTTTAAAAATCCTTATAGAGTAATTATTGATGTAGAACTTTTAAAAACTTTACCTAAGAGAGAATTTAAATCTGGAATGGGAGAACTTTTAAAGCATTCTTTTTTAACAAAAGATAAAAGTTATTTAGAATATATAGAAAATAATGTTGAAAAAATTAAAAATTTAGATAATGAAGTTTTAGAAAATATTGTAGAACAATCTATAAAAATAAAAAAACATTATGTAGATATAGACCCTTTTGAAAAGGGAGAGAGAGCTTTTTTAAATCTAGGACATACTTATGCACATGCTTTGGAAAGTTTTTTTGACTATAAAGCCTTTACTCATGGAGAAGCTGTTGCTAAGGGAGTAATTTTTGATTTAGAATTATCACTTTTAAGAGGAAAAATAGATACAAAATATTTAGAAAAAGCTAAAAATATTTTTAAATTATTTAATATAGATACTGATTTAATATATTTACCTAGTAATAAATTTATTCCATTGATGAGAAAAGATAAAAAAAATTCTTTTAATAAGATTATTACAATTTTATTAGACAGTGAAGGGCATTTATCTAAAACAGAAGTTAAAGAAGATGAAATTGTTAAAATTATAGATAAATATAAGAATGATTTTTTAAGGGCAAGTATTGATATAGGAACTAATTCTTGTCGTTTATTAGTTGCAGAAGTTCAAAAAGATAATGAAATCATAAATTTTAAAAAAGAAATCTATAAGGATTTAGAAATAGTTAAACTTGGTGAAGATGTAAATAAAAATAAATTTTTAAAAGAAGAAGCTATTAAAAGAACTTTAAAATGTCTTAAAAAATATAGAGAAATTATAGATAAATATTCAATAGAGGAAGAAAACATTATTTGTTTTGCAACCTCTGCAACAAGAGATGCAAACAATAGAGATTATTTTATTAAGAAAGTTTATGATGAAACTAAGATAAAAATTAATTGTATCAGTGGAGAAGAAGAAGCCTATATAAATTTTAAAGGAGTTATAAGTTCTTTTGACAAAAATTTTAAAGAAAATATTTTAGTATTTGACATAGGCGGAGGTTCAACAGAATTTACCCTTGGTAATATACAAGGTATAGAAAAGAAAATAAGTTTAAATATAGGTTCTGTAAGGATAACTGAAAAATTTTTCTTAGATAATGGAATATATAACTATTGTGAAGAAAATAGAGAAAAAGCAAAAGAATGGGTCATAGAAAATTTACAAGAGTTAGAAGATTTTAAAAATGAAAACTTCACTTTAATTGGTGTAGCTGGAACAACTACTACACAAGTGAGTGTTAGAGAAAAAATGGAAGTGTATGATAGTGAAAAAATACATCTTAGTTGCTTGACAAGTAAAGAAATTAATGATAACTTAAATTTGTTTATAAAAAATATAAACAAACAAGAAATAAAAGGTTTAGACCCTAAGAGAAAAGATGTTATAATAGGAGGAACTATTATATTAAAAGAAATTTTAGAATATTTTGAAAAAGATTTTGTAATAGTTTCTGAAAATGACAATCTTATGGGAGCTATATTAGAAGGAGTAGAAAACAAATGA
- a CDS encoding rhodanese-like domain-containing protein — MINLVDNISAYFDDDFINIIYKDLKINGASDEEIEKLLKDKHRDLPMMEINTFQLNNYKLGSISFTSRELENLKIDFVEEKLLSNDYNGNNPTNKIVYLKVLFDKESKKILGCQIANEKNIEARLNAIKTIMEKGGDLKDLVKYKVNPTDDEWNPDILNILALSAISKSEENSTNVEANNIENLLKNKEFLLDVREEYEYQDGHIKGAINLPLREILEKKDTLPKDKDIYVYCRSGHRSADAVNFLKSLGFEKVHNVDGGFIDISFNEYHKDKGNLENSIVTNYNFD, encoded by the coding sequence ATGATAAACTTGGTTGATAATATATCAGCATATTTTGATGATGATTTTATAAATATAATTTACAAAGATTTAAAAATCAATGGAGCTAGTGATGAAGAAATTGAAAAATTGTTAAAAGATAAACATAGAGATTTGCCTATGATGGAAATAAATACTTTTCAATTAAATAACTATAAGTTAGGAAGTATAAGTTTTACTTCAAGAGAATTAGAAAATTTAAAAATAGATTTTGTTGAAGAAAAATTGTTATCTAATGATTATAATGGAAATAACCCTACAAATAAAATAGTCTATTTAAAAGTATTATTTGATAAAGAAAGTAAAAAGATTTTAGGTTGTCAAATTGCAAATGAAAAAAATATTGAAGCAAGACTTAATGCAATTAAAACTATAATGGAAAAAGGTGGAGATTTAAAAGATTTAGTAAAATATAAAGTAAATCCTACTGATGATGAATGGAATCCAGATATTTTAAATATTTTAGCACTTTCTGCAATATCAAAGAGTGAAGAAAATTCAACCAATGTTGAAGCTAATAATATTGAAAATTTATTGAAAAATAAAGAATTTTTATTAGATGTCAGAGAAGAATATGAATATCAAGATGGACATATAAAAGGGGCAATTAATTTACCACTTAGAGAAATTTTAGAAAAAAAAGATACTTTACCAAAAGATAAAGATATATACGTATATTGTAGAAGTGGGCATAGAAGTGCTGATGCAGTTAATTTTTTAAAAAGTCTTGGTTTTGAAAAGGTACATAATGTTGACGGGGGCTTTATAGATATTTCTTTTAATGAATATCATAAAGATAAAGGAAATTTAGAGAATAGTATAGTTACAAATTATAATTTTGATTAG
- a CDS encoding Cof-type HAD-IIB family hydrolase, with the protein MKLVVSDLDGTLLNDDSEVSNETIQAIKKLKNNGVEFAIATGRSFNSANKIRKKIGLEIYLICNNGANIYNKDGKMIKNNVMPADLIRKIVKFLNKNNIGYFGYDGTGENFYVPENMEIDPVLLKEHIPHYIRNLEDIEKLPALEKILIIEENPERIYEIKDLMDKNFGNELEIVISADDCLDLNIKGCSKKGGVECISKELKINPKEIMAFGDSGNDYKMLKYVGHPVAMKDSFMAKRDFENKTDFTNDESGVAKYLQKYFNL; encoded by the coding sequence ATGAAGTTAGTAGTTTCTGATTTAGATGGAACTCTTTTAAATGATGACAGTGAAGTAAGTAATGAAACAATACAAGCAATAAAAAAATTAAAAAACAATGGTGTAGAATTTGCCATTGCAACAGGGAGGAGCTTTAACTCTGCCAATAAAATTAGAAAAAAGATAGGGTTAGAAATTTATTTAATATGTAATAATGGAGCAAATATATACAATAAAGATGGTAAAATGATTAAAAATAATGTTATGCCAGCTGATTTAATAAGAAAGATTGTAAAATTTTTAAATAAAAATAATATAGGATATTTTGGTTATGATGGAACAGGAGAAAATTTTTATGTTCCAGAAAATATGGAGATAGATCCTGTTCTTTTAAAAGAACATATCCCACATTATATTAGAAATTTAGAGGATATTGAAAAACTTCCTGCCTTAGAAAAGATTTTAATTATTGAAGAAAATCCAGAAAGAATATATGAAATAAAAGATTTAATGGATAAAAATTTTGGGAATGAATTAGAAATTGTTATATCTGCTGATGATTGTTTAGACTTGAATATAAAAGGTTGTAGTAAAAAAGGTGGAGTAGAATGCATCTCAAAAGAATTAAAAATAAATCCAAAAGAAATTATGGCTTTTGGAGATAGTGGAAATGACTATAAAATGTTAAAGTATGTTGGACATCCTGTTGCTATGAAAGATAGTTTTATGGCTAAAAGAGATTTTGAAAATAAAACTGATTTCACTAATGATGAGAGTGGAGTGGCAAAATATTTACAAAAATATTTTAATTTATAA